The Litoreibacter ponti genome includes a window with the following:
- a CDS encoding CDP-alcohol phosphatidyltransferase family protein: MTPQFKALSVHLLTATGAVFAMLAMLAAIDGKWALMFLWLVVAFGVDGIDGPLARKYHVKEYAPQFDGVLLDLIIDYLTYVFIPAFALFKSGLFEGWTGWFVIIVITFTSALYFADTRMKTKDNSFSGFPGCWNMVAIVVFALEPNFWIILVLITALAVAMFFPLKFVHPVRTERWRMVTLPTALAWTFFAGWAAWVNFDPQSWAHWGLVLSSIYLLFAGIAQQVLYGRDG; encoded by the coding sequence ATGACACCGCAGTTCAAGGCCCTCTCCGTCCATTTGCTCACCGCCACCGGGGCCGTTTTCGCAATGCTTGCGATGCTGGCTGCGATTGATGGCAAATGGGCACTGATGTTCTTATGGCTTGTGGTCGCCTTTGGCGTGGACGGGATCGATGGCCCGCTCGCGCGAAAGTACCATGTCAAGGAATACGCGCCGCAATTCGACGGCGTGCTGCTCGACCTGATCATCGACTACCTGACTTACGTCTTCATCCCGGCCTTCGCGCTGTTCAAATCCGGCCTCTTCGAAGGATGGACCGGGTGGTTTGTCATCATCGTGATCACCTTCACCTCCGCGCTCTATTTCGCGGATACGCGGATGAAAACAAAGGATAATTCCTTCTCCGGCTTCCCCGGTTGCTGGAACATGGTAGCGATCGTGGTCTTCGCGTTGGAGCCGAACTTCTGGATCATCCTTGTGCTTATCACGGCATTGGCCGTCGCCATGTTCTTTCCGCTGAAATTCGTCCATCCCGTGCGCACGGAGCGGTGGCGGATGGTCACACTGCCGACCGCGCTGGCATGGACCTTCTTTGCGGGATGGGCCGCTTGGGTCAATTTCGATCCGCAAAGCTGGGCGCATTGGGGTCTGGTTCTAAGCTCGATCTACTTGCTGTTCGCCGGGATTGCGCAACAGGTTCTGTACGGGCGGGACGGCTAA
- a CDS encoding iron-containing alcohol dehydrogenase encodes MTIGRVQSPRIIRIGGGVAAETADVLGQLGLSHPLIVTDKTLVGLGHVARVTDTLDAAGMRYSIFDGVVEDPTDTCLDAGLQALRAEDFDCVIGLGGGSALDAAKAVSFMSVNPGHVRDYKAPTQIDRCGPPVIAIPTTGGTGSELTRWCVITDTKRVEKYNLSGLACVATAALIDWEFTVTKPARITADTAVDSLTHAIEAYVSKKAFAYTDTFALSAMPLIARHVRHACAEPDHAEAREALMLAASQAGMAFSNASVALVHGMSRPIGAHFHVAHGLSNAMLLPEVTAFSVDHAQARYATCARVMEMAGDTDSDATACAKLVEGLRRLNDDLKVPSPSAQGLEETAYFDTLPLMAEQALASGSPQNNPRVPSAEEIVSLYTKIW; translated from the coding sequence ATGACCATAGGACGGGTGCAATCGCCCCGGATCATCCGGATCGGTGGCGGAGTGGCGGCGGAAACTGCCGATGTTTTAGGCCAATTGGGGCTGTCCCACCCGTTGATCGTGACAGACAAGACCCTGGTCGGGCTAGGCCACGTGGCCCGGGTGACGGACACGCTTGACGCTGCGGGAATGCGCTATTCGATCTTCGATGGCGTGGTGGAGGATCCGACGGACACCTGCCTCGATGCAGGGTTGCAGGCCTTGAGGGCGGAAGATTTCGACTGCGTGATTGGCCTCGGCGGCGGCTCGGCGCTGGATGCGGCCAAGGCGGTATCCTTCATGTCGGTCAATCCGGGCCATGTGCGCGACTACAAGGCGCCCACACAGATCGACCGTTGCGGCCCGCCTGTCATTGCGATCCCGACAACGGGCGGCACCGGGTCAGAGCTGACCCGCTGGTGCGTAATTACCGACACCAAGCGGGTGGAGAAATACAACCTGTCCGGCCTCGCCTGCGTCGCCACCGCAGCACTGATCGACTGGGAATTCACCGTGACAAAGCCCGCGCGTATCACGGCGGATACGGCGGTAGACAGCCTGACCCACGCGATCGAGGCCTATGTGTCGAAGAAGGCCTTCGCCTATACCGACACCTTCGCGCTCTCCGCCATGCCGCTGATTGCGCGCCATGTACGACACGCCTGCGCCGAGCCGGACCATGCCGAGGCGCGCGAGGCCCTGATGCTAGCCGCAAGCCAGGCGGGGATGGCGTTTTCCAACGCTTCCGTCGCGCTGGTCCATGGCATGAGCCGCCCCATCGGCGCTCATTTCCACGTGGCCCACGGACTGTCCAACGCGATGCTGCTGCCAGAGGTTACCGCCTTCTCGGTCGATCACGCACAGGCTCGATACGCGACCTGCGCCCGCGTGATGGAGATGGCAGGCGACACCGACAGCGACGCCACCGCCTGCGCCAAGCTGGTGGAGGGTCTGCGGCGGCTGAACGACGATCTCAAAGTGCCCAGCCCTTCGGCGCAGGGGCTTGAAGAGACCGCGTATTTCGACACGCTGCCGCTGATGGCCGAGCAGGCGTTGGCCTCTGGCTCCCCGCAAAACAATCCCCGCGTGCCAAGCGCCGAGGAGATCGTCTCGCTCTACACCAAGATCTGGTGA
- the ileS gene encoding isoleucine--tRNA ligase: protein MCADTTETVSYKDTLNLPRTDFPMRAGLPKREPGWLERWARIGVYQKLREKARAETREPFTLHDGPPYANGHLHIGHALNKTIKDMIVRSHQMMGFDARYIPGWDCHGLPIEWKIEEKYRQKGRDKDAVDIVEFRQECREFAAGWVDIQREEFKRLGVTGNWENPYLTMDFHAERVIAEEFQKFLMTGTLYQGSKPVMWSPVEKTALAEAEVEYHDHVSHTIWVKFPIVAVNGSEELVRELTGGDASKSGAVAQELGSDFANTNVVIWTTTPWTIPQNRAVCYGPKIGYGLYRVTEAAQDNWAKTGEKYLMADALAESIFAQARVEAYERVRDVTPLMLDALTMKHPLRGVPGGEGEWDYDVPMLPGDHVTDDAGTGFVHTAPSHGDDDYQIGVKFDLPMTYNVLEDGSYRADLPLFGGKRILKPNGKEGDANKAVIDVLASGNLLMARGKLTHSYPHSWRSKAPLIFRNTPQWFAAIDKPVGDGQDMHGKTIRERALTEIDNVKWTPQSGRNRLHSMMEARPDWVLSRQRAWGVPLTCFTKNGTRPDDAEFLLRNEEVNARILEAFEAEGADAWYKDGAKERFLSGIVNSDDYTQVMDILDVWFDSGSTHAFTLRDREDGTEDGIADVYMEGTDQHRGWFHSSLLQSVGTTGRAPYRQVVTHGFTLDEKGMKMSKSVGNTIVPEEVIKQYGADILRLWVAQTDFTVDQRIGPEILKGVADSYRRLRNTMRFMLGSLADFSDADRTDPADMPELERWVLHRLSELDEVVRDGYAKFDFQGVFQAIFTFATLDLSAFYFDIRKDALYCDGDTARRRAARTVLDILFHRLTTWLAPILVFTCEEIWLERYPGDDSSVHLVDIPETPADWRDAALAEKWSTVRRVRRVVTGALEVERTNKVIGSSLEAAPTVFVGADVAEVLGTVSFDDMCITSDIAVSTEDAPAGAFTIEDVEGIAVSFAKADGEKCQRCWKILPDVGTHAHPGVCGRCDDALG, encoded by the coding sequence ATGTGCGCCGACACGACCGAGACCGTATCCTACAAGGACACGCTGAACCTTCCCCGAACCGACTTCCCGATGCGCGCGGGCCTGCCAAAGCGCGAGCCCGGCTGGCTGGAGCGCTGGGCGCGGATCGGGGTCTACCAGAAGCTGCGCGAGAAGGCCCGCGCTGAGACGCGCGAGCCCTTCACCCTGCATGACGGCCCGCCCTATGCCAACGGGCATCTGCATATCGGCCACGCGCTGAACAAGACGATCAAGGACATGATCGTGCGCTCGCACCAGATGATGGGCTTTGATGCGCGCTACATTCCGGGCTGGGACTGCCACGGGCTGCCCATTGAGTGGAAGATCGAGGAGAAATACCGCCAGAAAGGCCGCGACAAGGACGCGGTCGATATTGTCGAGTTCCGTCAGGAATGCCGCGAGTTTGCTGCCGGATGGGTCGATATCCAGCGCGAAGAGTTCAAGCGCCTTGGCGTCACCGGCAACTGGGAGAACCCCTATCTGACGATGGACTTCCACGCCGAGCGTGTCATCGCCGAGGAGTTCCAGAAATTCCTGATGACCGGCACGCTCTACCAAGGCTCCAAACCGGTGATGTGGTCGCCGGTGGAGAAGACCGCATTGGCCGAGGCCGAGGTCGAGTATCACGACCATGTCTCGCACACGATCTGGGTGAAGTTCCCCATCGTGGCGGTCAACGGCTCGGAAGAGCTAGTGCGCGAGCTGACCGGCGGCGACGCGTCGAAATCCGGCGCTGTTGCGCAGGAGCTTGGCTCCGATTTCGCCAATACCAATGTTGTGATCTGGACAACGACGCCGTGGACCATCCCCCAGAACCGGGCGGTGTGTTACGGGCCGAAGATCGGCTACGGGCTGTACCGGGTGACCGAAGCGGCCCAAGACAACTGGGCCAAGACCGGCGAGAAATACCTGATGGCCGACGCGTTGGCCGAAAGCATCTTCGCGCAGGCCCGGGTCGAGGCCTATGAGCGCGTGCGCGACGTCACGCCCCTGATGCTGGACGCGCTGACCATGAAGCACCCGCTGCGCGGCGTGCCGGGGGGCGAGGGCGAGTGGGATTACGACGTGCCGATGTTGCCGGGCGATCACGTGACCGATGACGCGGGCACGGGCTTTGTGCACACCGCACCGTCCCATGGTGATGACGACTACCAGATCGGCGTGAAGTTTGATCTGCCGATGACGTATAATGTGCTGGAGGATGGCTCTTACCGCGCCGACCTGCCGCTGTTTGGCGGCAAGCGCATCCTCAAGCCCAACGGCAAGGAGGGCGATGCCAACAAGGCGGTGATCGACGTGCTGGCATCGGGCAACCTGCTGATGGCGCGTGGCAAGCTGACCCACAGCTACCCACATTCCTGGCGCTCAAAGGCACCGCTGATCTTCCGCAACACGCCGCAGTGGTTCGCGGCCATCGACAAGCCGGTGGGTGACGGCCAAGACATGCACGGCAAGACAATCCGCGAGCGGGCGCTGACCGAGATTGACAACGTGAAATGGACGCCGCAATCGGGGCGCAACCGCCTGCATTCGATGATGGAGGCGCGGCCCGACTGGGTTCTGTCCCGCCAGCGCGCCTGGGGCGTGCCGCTGACATGTTTCACCAAGAACGGCACCCGTCCCGATGATGCCGAGTTCCTGCTGCGCAACGAAGAGGTGAACGCCCGCATTCTGGAGGCGTTTGAGGCGGAAGGCGCGGATGCCTGGTACAAGGACGGTGCGAAAGAGCGGTTCCTGAGTGGCATCGTGAATTCCGACGACTACACCCAAGTGATGGATATTTTGGACGTGTGGTTCGACTCCGGCTCGACCCATGCGTTCACATTGCGCGACCGCGAGGACGGCACCGAGGACGGCATCGCCGACGTTTATATGGAAGGCACCGATCAGCACCGCGGGTGGTTCCACTCGTCCCTGCTGCAATCGGTTGGCACCACGGGTCGCGCGCCGTATCGGCAGGTGGTCACCCACGGCTTCACGCTGGATGAGAAGGGCATGAAGATGTCCAAATCGGTGGGCAACACCATCGTTCCGGAAGAGGTGATCAAGCAATACGGCGCCGATATCCTGCGCCTTTGGGTGGCGCAGACGGACTTTACCGTCGATCAGCGGATCGGGCCGGAAATCCTTAAGGGCGTCGCCGACAGCTACCGCCGCTTGCGCAACACGATGCGCTTTATGCTGGGCTCTTTGGCGGATTTCTCGGACGCAGATCGCACCGATCCGGCGGACATGCCAGAGCTGGAGCGCTGGGTGCTGCACCGTCTGTCCGAGCTCGACGAGGTGGTCCGCGACGGCTATGCGAAGTTCGACTTCCAGGGCGTGTTCCAGGCGATCTTCACCTTTGCGACGCTGGACCTGTCGGCCTTCTATTTCGACATCCGCAAGGACGCTTTGTATTGCGACGGCGATACGGCGCGGCGACGGGCGGCGCGCACGGTGCTCGACATTCTGTTCCACCGGCTGACGACGTGGCTGGCACCGATCCTGGTGTTCACCTGCGAGGAGATCTGGCTGGAGCGCTACCCGGGCGATGACAGCTCGGTCCATCTGGTCGACATCCCCGAGACGCCTGCCGATTGGCGCGATGCTGCTCTGGCCGAGAAATGGTCCACCGTGCGCCGCGTGCGCCGGGTTGTCACCGGCGCGTTGGAAGTCGAGCGCACCAACAAGGTCATCGGCTCCTCGCTGGAGGCCGCGCCAACGGTCTTTGTCGGGGCGGACGTGGCCGAGGTGCTGGGCACCGTCAGTTTCGACGACATGTGCATCACCTCCGATATCGCGGTCTCGACCGAAGATGCGCCTGCGGGTGCGTTCACCATCGAGGATGTCGAAGGCATCGCCGTGAGCTTTGCCAAGGCGGACGGTGAGAAATGCCAGCGCTGCTGGAAGATCCTGCCCGATGTCGGTACCCATGCGCACCCCGGCGTCTGTGGACGCTGCGATGATGCCCTCGGATGA
- a CDS encoding VOC family protein, whose protein sequence is MRAPTLRVARPTENIANLLPFYRDGLGLSVLYEFRDHDGFDGVMLGNPGAPYHFEFTRAAEHRVGRAPSQDNLLVFYLPERPVWQAQVDQMRSAGFAPVASLNPYWDRDGLTFEDPDGYRIVFQNAAWG, encoded by the coding sequence ATGCGCGCGCCGACCCTGAGGGTGGCGCGTCCCACCGAAAATATCGCGAATTTGCTGCCGTTTTACCGGGACGGCCTCGGCCTGTCGGTGTTGTACGAATTCCGCGACCATGACGGATTTGACGGTGTCATGCTGGGCAATCCCGGCGCGCCCTATCACTTCGAGTTCACACGGGCCGCGGAGCACCGGGTCGGGCGCGCGCCCAGTCAAGACAATCTGTTGGTGTTCTACCTGCCGGAGCGTCCCGTCTGGCAGGCTCAGGTCGACCAAATGCGGTCTGCGGGCTTTGCGCCTGTGGCTTCCCTCAACCCCTACTGGGACAGGGACGGCCTGACCTTCGAGGACCCGGATGGTTACCGCATCGTATTCCAAAACGCCGCGTGGGGCTAA
- the pgeF gene encoding peptidoglycan editing factor PgeF produces MTLEILTHDSLAPLRHGFFTRRGGASSGIFKGLNCGAGSSDQREAVMTNRARVAEAMEVPDTHLVSVHQCHSADVVVVDRPLSEKPKADGLVTATPGVALGILTADCQPVLFADADAGVIGAAHAGWGGALGGVLENTVNAMIGLGAARDRIRAVIGPCISQRAYEVGPDYMERFLDEDPDSARFFADGAGDRVQFDLPGYGLHRLREAGIEAEWTRHCTYSEPDRFYSYRRSVHEKEADYGRLIATIRL; encoded by the coding sequence ATGACGCTGGAGATCCTGACCCATGATAGCCTTGCCCCTTTGCGGCATGGCTTCTTTACACGCCGTGGGGGGGCGTCCTCGGGGATCTTCAAGGGGCTGAACTGCGGCGCAGGATCGTCCGACCAGCGCGAGGCGGTGATGACCAACCGCGCCCGGGTCGCAGAGGCGATGGAGGTCCCCGACACTCACCTGGTGTCCGTGCATCAATGCCACTCCGCCGATGTGGTGGTGGTCGACCGCCCGTTGTCGGAAAAGCCGAAAGCGGACGGTCTGGTCACCGCGACGCCGGGCGTAGCCCTTGGCATCCTGACGGCTGATTGCCAGCCGGTGCTTTTCGCGGATGCGGATGCGGGCGTGATCGGGGCGGCCCATGCAGGCTGGGGCGGCGCGCTTGGCGGCGTGCTCGAGAACACGGTCAATGCGATGATCGGCCTTGGCGCCGCGCGCGACCGCATCCGGGCAGTGATCGGCCCCTGCATCTCGCAACGCGCCTACGAGGTCGGACCGGATTACATGGAGCGATTTCTTGACGAGGACCCGGACAGCGCGCGCTTCTTTGCTGACGGCGCGGGCGACCGCGTGCAATTCGACCTTCCGGGCTACGGTCTGCACCGGTTGCGCGAAGCAGGGATCGAGGCCGAGTGGACGCGACACTGTACCTATTCCGAACCCGACCGGTTCTACTCCTATCGCCGTAGTGTCCACGAAAAAGAGGCCGACTACGGGCGCTTGATCGCAACAATTCGGCTGTAA
- a CDS encoding class I SAM-dependent methyltransferase, with the protein MSLRTQILRQIELDGPISVADYMNLCLLSPGHGYYATRDPFGSSGDFITAPEVSQMFGELLGLCLAQAWMDQGRPDCYLAELGPGRGTLMRDVLRATAGVPGFPRRVVLVEASAHLRAVQRETLNGADVSWVESADALPDGPALILANEFFDALPVRQFLRADDGWCERRIGRKDEALIFGLTPPAAVDALAHRLEDTAPGDMVAHCPTAAAVMEALAPRIGRNGALIVIDYGDWRVTGDTFQAVKGHQKVDPLAEPGEADLTAHVEFEALTLPDLQHSGLTPQGVLLERLGITARAQALARNLTGAALENHIAAHRRLTHPAEMGTLFKAIAFTPPGAPLPPGFDPASPT; encoded by the coding sequence ATGAGCCTGCGCACGCAGATCCTGCGCCAGATCGAGCTCGACGGCCCGATCAGCGTGGCCGACTACATGAACCTTTGCCTGCTGTCGCCCGGGCATGGCTATTACGCGACCCGCGACCCGTTCGGCAGCTCGGGTGACTTCATCACCGCACCGGAGGTCAGCCAGATGTTCGGCGAGCTCTTGGGGCTGTGCCTTGCGCAGGCGTGGATGGATCAGGGCCGACCCGATTGCTACCTGGCGGAGCTTGGCCCGGGCCGCGGCACGCTCATGCGTGATGTCCTGCGGGCGACGGCGGGTGTGCCGGGCTTTCCGCGCCGCGTCGTTCTGGTGGAAGCCAGCGCTCATCTACGCGCCGTGCAACGCGAGACGCTTAATGGCGCGGATGTCTCGTGGGTCGAAAGCGCTGATGCCTTGCCGGACGGCCCCGCGCTTATTCTGGCCAACGAGTTTTTTGACGCGCTGCCCGTGCGCCAGTTCCTGCGCGCCGATGATGGCTGGTGCGAGCGCCGCATCGGGCGCAAGGACGAGGCGCTGATCTTCGGTCTGACCCCTCCCGCTGCGGTGGACGCCCTAGCCCACCGGCTGGAGGATACCGCGCCCGGAGATATGGTGGCGCATTGCCCCACAGCGGCGGCCGTGATGGAGGCGCTTGCGCCGCGCATTGGCCGCAATGGTGCCCTGATCGTGATCGACTACGGCGATTGGCGGGTGACAGGCGACACGTTTCAAGCCGTCAAGGGACACCAAAAGGTAGACCCGCTCGCAGAGCCGGGTGAAGCCGACCTGACCGCCCACGTCGAGTTCGAAGCACTGACATTGCCCGACCTGCAGCACTCGGGCCTGACCCCTCAAGGTGTGCTGCTGGAGCGGCTTGGCATCACGGCGCGCGCGCAGGCGCTCGCGCGAAACCTGACCGGCGCAGCGCTCGAAAACCATATCGCGGCCCATCGCCGCTTGACGCACCCGGCGGAAATGGGGACGCTGTTCAAAGCGATCGCCTTTACCCCGCCCGGCGCGCCCTTGCCGCCTGGCTTTGACCCCGCGAGCCCGACATGA
- a CDS encoding DUF3253 domain-containing protein → MMPSDEDIENAIRDLAHRRGLGKTFCPSEVARAVASDWRPVMDDVRRIASGMDGIAATQKGETVDPVTAKGPIRLGLL, encoded by the coding sequence ATGATGCCCTCGGATGAGGACATAGAAAACGCGATCCGGGACCTCGCCCACCGGCGGGGTCTCGGCAAGACATTTTGCCCGTCGGAGGTGGCCCGCGCGGTGGCGTCCGACTGGCGCCCCGTGATGGACGACGTGCGCCGGATAGCGTCAGGGATGGACGGGATCGCGGCCACCCAAAAAGGCGAAACGGTTGATCCGGTGACCGCCAAGGGCCCGATCCGGCTGGGTCTTTTATGA
- the lgt gene encoding prolipoprotein diacylglyceryl transferase has product MIAALPFPDVSPEIFSIEIGTFTFALRWYALAYIAGLVIAWRIVVGLMKRPALWGTYGAPMKPDQPEDLLTWIIIGVVFGGRLGFVLFYQPEYYLANPTDILKVWEGGMSFHGGFLGVVIAAMIYCRRHALPMLRVGDAVAISAPPGLFLGRVANFINAELWGRPTDVPWAFAFPGSAAQDCPGVEGICTRHPSQLYEAGLEGLVLGGVMLWLAYRRGWLMRPGAMIGVFLIGYGAARFFVEFFRQPDAQFVSDDNLLGLAFEVSGYGLTMGQILSTPMILLGLWMIWRARIKT; this is encoded by the coding sequence ATGATCGCAGCCCTGCCCTTTCCCGACGTCTCGCCCGAGATCTTCAGCATCGAGATCGGCACGTTCACCTTCGCCCTTCGCTGGTACGCGCTGGCCTATATCGCGGGGCTGGTGATCGCGTGGCGGATCGTTGTGGGGCTGATGAAGCGCCCTGCGCTGTGGGGGACCTATGGCGCGCCGATGAAGCCTGACCAGCCGGAGGATCTACTGACCTGGATCATCATCGGCGTGGTCTTTGGCGGGCGTCTGGGCTTCGTGCTGTTCTACCAGCCCGAGTATTACCTCGCGAACCCTACCGATATCCTGAAGGTCTGGGAGGGCGGTATGTCCTTCCATGGCGGCTTTCTTGGCGTGGTCATCGCCGCGATGATCTACTGCCGCCGCCACGCGCTGCCGATGCTGCGGGTGGGCGACGCGGTCGCGATCTCCGCACCGCCCGGGCTATTCTTGGGCCGGGTTGCCAACTTCATCAATGCAGAGCTTTGGGGCCGCCCCACGGACGTGCCTTGGGCCTTCGCCTTTCCGGGCAGCGCCGCGCAGGATTGCCCGGGCGTCGAGGGCATCTGCACCCGCCACCCCTCGCAGCTTTACGAGGCGGGGCTCGAGGGCCTGGTGCTTGGCGGTGTCATGCTTTGGCTCGCCTATCGGCGCGGTTGGCTGATGCGCCCCGGCGCGATGATCGGCGTGTTCCTGATCGGCTACGGGGCGGCGCGGTTCTTTGTCGAATTCTTCCGCCAGCCCGATGCGCAGTTTGTCTCCGACGACAACCTGCTGGGCCTCGCCTTCGAGGTCTCCGGCTACGGGTTGACCATGGGGCAGATCCTGTCGACGCCGATGATCCTCTTGGGGCTCTGGATGATCTGGCGCGCCCGCATCAAGACATGA
- a CDS encoding methylated-DNA--[protein]-cysteine S-methyltransferase, with protein sequence MRRASLASPVGPLTLTEEDGAIASLDWDASGGEPESDLLRGAVAQMQDYFAGKRLEFDLPLRPRGSAFQQDFYQALRAIPYGETRTYGELAGELGVSAQAIGQACGANPIAILIPCHRVLAASGLGGFSGRGGVEAKVALLKLEGAAGLLL encoded by the coding sequence ATGAGACGCGCGTCCCTCGCGTCACCTGTTGGCCCGCTGACACTTACAGAGGAAGACGGAGCGATCGCATCGCTTGATTGGGATGCGTCCGGAGGTGAGCCTGAGAGCGATCTTCTGCGCGGCGCGGTTGCCCAGATGCAGGACTATTTCGCGGGCAAGCGTTTAGAATTCGACTTGCCATTGCGCCCGCGCGGCTCTGCGTTTCAACAGGATTTCTACCAAGCCCTGCGCGCCATTCCCTACGGGGAGACGCGCACCTATGGCGAACTTGCCGGCGAGCTTGGTGTCTCCGCGCAGGCCATCGGGCAAGCCTGCGGCGCAAACCCGATTGCAATCTTGATCCCGTGCCACCGCGTTCTCGCCGCCAGCGGGCTTGGCGGATTTTCGGGCCGGGGCGGGGTCGAAGCGAAGGTGGCGCTTTTGAAACTGGAGGGGGCGGCAGGTCTGCTGCTTTAG
- a CDS encoding transporter substrate-binding domain-containing protein, producing the protein MLKYAALTLAAFTATAALADGHLPDLEGREVVFVTENAYPPLQFIEPGTGNPIGWEYDAVAEIAERINITVVYENTSWDAMIPAVSEAQYDVGMTGITIREDRKEKVDFSDKYMTSQMLMMVRGDEARFSDAASFAADDGLLMAAQPGTTPFYVGVYDVLDGNEENPRIVKFETFGAGVQALRTGDVDLVLTDSTAGEGYVRASDGALKIVGEPLGTEDFGFIFPKGSDLVAPINAAIAAMEADGTLEALNKKWFLDYKLGG; encoded by the coding sequence ATGTTGAAATACGCTGCCCTCACCCTTGCCGCCTTCACCGCCACTGCCGCGCTTGCGGACGGGCATCTGCCCGATTTGGAGGGGCGCGAGGTGGTGTTTGTGACCGAAAACGCCTACCCGCCGCTGCAATTCATCGAGCCCGGGACCGGCAATCCCATCGGCTGGGAATACGACGCGGTGGCCGAGATCGCGGAGCGGATCAACATCACCGTCGTATACGAGAACACCAGCTGGGACGCGATGATCCCCGCCGTCTCTGAGGCGCAGTATGATGTCGGCATGACCGGCATCACCATCCGCGAGGACCGCAAGGAGAAGGTCGATTTCTCCGATAAATACATGACCAGCCAGATGCTGATGATGGTGCGCGGAGACGAGGCGCGCTTCAGCGATGCGGCGAGCTTTGCGGCGGACGATGGGCTGCTGATGGCCGCCCAACCCGGCACCACGCCCTTCTATGTCGGCGTCTATGATGTGCTTGACGGCAACGAAGAAAACCCGCGCATTGTCAAGTTCGAGACCTTCGGGGCAGGCGTTCAGGCCCTGCGCACGGGCGACGTTGATCTGGTTCTGACCGACAGCACCGCGGGCGAGGGCTATGTGCGTGCGTCCGACGGGGCGCTGAAGATCGTGGGCGAGCCGCTCGGGACCGAGGATTTCGGCTTCATCTTCCCCAAAGGCTCCGATCTGGTCGCGCCGATCAACGCCGCCATCGCCGCGATGGAGGCGGACGGCACGCTTGAGGCGCTCAACAAGAAGTGGTTCCTCGACTACAAGCTCGGCGGCTAA
- a CDS encoding accessory factor UbiK family protein — protein MQTRNKFFDDMSQLATNAMGVAQGAKTEAENAMKGMLDRWLADRDFVTRDEFEAVRLMAQKAREENEALKSRLDALERKKKS, from the coding sequence ATGCAGACCCGCAACAAGTTTTTCGACGACATGTCGCAGCTCGCCACCAACGCGATGGGCGTGGCACAGGGCGCCAAGACCGAGGCCGAGAACGCCATGAAGGGCATGCTCGATCGCTGGCTCGCGGACCGCGATTTCGTGACCCGCGACGAGTTCGAGGCCGTCCGCCTGATGGCCCAGAAGGCGCGTGAAGAGAACGAGGCGCTGAAATCCCGGCTCGACGCGCTGGAGCGCAAGAAGAAGTCCTGA